In uncultured Bacteroides sp., one genomic interval encodes:
- a CDS encoding T9SS type A sorting domain-containing protein, translating into MKKRLLPLYFTLAFAFNASAQKIDFNLPGRQPEQVTESGFTPWAITTGLKDTLVLDETSGLKIIVANGPNSAGKILKGNWWKDGVGKYSKLIGDGIAVYDFVDNNTPQLQSGSAELTITISGLTAGKHSILAYHNNTDGFTAPPVDVYVDNVKMVSGALQTNRAQKPSASGQSYVTFNAEAGKDVVISYRTVPDPTVNYTAQYFTTTVFVNAIILDEPNPLTTALNPTPDNLDMHTDADNGSCTLKWSPAVTAVKHHLYMGTSEGAMSEIAIQTDTFYVMKDAYSLNTYYWRVDEEDATGNTYKGETWSFRPRHLAFPGAEGYGRYATGGRGGTVYHVTSLDDDALAPQPGTFRYGISKVSGPRTIVFDVGGVIQLKSRLACSDPYVTIAGQTAPGNGIMFRSCPFGMASEGITRFLHMFLGHDAATSETGCDGLGMAGNNHAIMDHCSISWTIDEAFSSRNAKNVTLQRTMISEALNVANHPNYPSGTAHGYAATIGGDTGSYHHNLMAHNEGRNWSLSGGLDGSGAYAGHHDVFNNVCYNWCGRTTDGGTHEGNFVSNYYKMGPSSKILQLLTANLEGTGTGSQSYYVNGNIRENLDGSKTQDKLDDTYRYTLSNGQVLNWTVFQDKPFFESYTTIETAEAAYKNVLSDVGCNMPMLNNHDIRMVNETLKGITTTVGSISGKKGLIDSEEDDKCEGFNGINIYEAHRESDFDSDNDGMPDWWEKAKGLNSAEADNNADPDKDGYTVLEDYLNWLAEPHFTINKGISINLKEYFAGYDNNPSFEITGSSDMSYDSNEGICTFTPATSFTGFLNIKVKATDDDNVGSLTRNFNFYVSSEATGINNLQTDDASTASDIYNVSGIKVRSKVSSTDISTLAPGIYIVKKLNDKTVTKKIVIK; encoded by the coding sequence ATGAAAAAAAGATTACTTCCATTGTACTTCACATTGGCTTTTGCCTTTAATGCCTCTGCACAAAAGATTGACTTCAATCTGCCAGGCAGACAGCCGGAACAAGTTACCGAAAGCGGCTTCACTCCCTGGGCCATAACCACTGGATTAAAAGACACTTTGGTATTAGACGAAACAAGCGGATTAAAAATCATTGTTGCCAACGGTCCTAATTCGGCGGGCAAAATATTGAAAGGCAACTGGTGGAAAGATGGAGTGGGCAAATACTCGAAACTGATAGGAGACGGTATAGCCGTATACGACTTTGTTGACAACAACACACCGCAGTTGCAATCGGGTTCGGCTGAACTCACCATCACAATCAGCGGCCTCACGGCAGGCAAACATTCCATTCTTGCATACCACAACAATACCGATGGATTCACAGCTCCGCCAGTAGACGTATATGTGGACAATGTGAAAATGGTATCTGGAGCACTACAAACTAACAGAGCACAGAAACCTTCAGCTAGTGGGCAGTCGTATGTTACGTTCAACGCAGAAGCCGGCAAGGATGTGGTTATATCTTACCGCACTGTTCCTGATCCGACGGTGAACTACACCGCTCAATATTTCACAACCACAGTGTTTGTCAATGCCATCATCCTGGACGAACCGAACCCTCTAACAACGGCATTGAATCCAACCCCGGACAATCTAGATATGCATACCGATGCCGACAACGGCAGCTGCACGCTGAAGTGGTCGCCAGCAGTAACAGCGGTGAAACACCATCTCTATATGGGAACATCCGAAGGCGCTATGAGTGAAATTGCTATCCAAACAGATACATTCTATGTAATGAAAGATGCATATTCACTGAACACGTACTATTGGCGAGTAGATGAGGAAGACGCAACTGGAAATACATATAAAGGTGAGACATGGTCATTCCGTCCACGACATCTTGCATTCCCTGGTGCAGAGGGCTATGGCCGATATGCCACCGGAGGAAGAGGCGGCACGGTGTATCATGTAACATCGCTTGATGACGATGCGTTAGCACCACAACCTGGTACTTTCCGTTATGGAATTAGTAAAGTAAGCGGACCGCGTACCATCGTGTTCGATGTTGGCGGAGTGATCCAGTTAAAAAGCCGCTTAGCTTGTAGCGATCCCTATGTAACAATTGCAGGACAAACCGCTCCTGGTAACGGAATCATGTTCCGCTCGTGCCCCTTCGGCATGGCATCTGAAGGCATCACCCGTTTCCTGCACATGTTTCTCGGTCATGATGCTGCAACATCTGAGACTGGATGCGACGGACTGGGTATGGCCGGAAACAACCACGCTATCATGGACCATTGTTCTATAAGCTGGACTATAGACGAAGCTTTCAGTAGTCGTAATGCAAAGAACGTTACATTGCAGCGCACAATGATATCAGAAGCACTGAACGTTGCCAACCATCCTAACTACCCTTCAGGTACAGCACATGGTTATGCAGCTACAATCGGTGGAGACACTGGGTCATATCATCACAACCTGATGGCTCACAACGAAGGCAGAAACTGGAGTCTCTCCGGCGGCCTGGACGGTAGCGGGGCTTATGCCGGTCACCATGACGTATTCAATAACGTGTGCTACAATTGGTGCGGACGTACTACAGACGGTGGAACTCACGAGGGAAACTTTGTAAGCAACTACTACAAAATGGGACCATCTTCAAAGATATTACAACTGCTCACCGCAAACCTTGAAGGTACCGGTACCGGTTCACAAAGTTATTACGTGAACGGAAACATCCGCGAAAATCTTGACGGAAGCAAGACTCAGGACAAACTCGATGATACTTATAGATATACGCTATCAAACGGACAGGTGTTGAACTGGACTGTATTCCAAGACAAACCATTCTTTGAATCATACACCACCATTGAGACAGCTGAAGCTGCTTACAAAAATGTGTTGTCCGACGTAGGCTGCAACATGCCAATGCTCAACAACCACGACATACGTATGGTGAACGAAACTCTTAAAGGCATCACCACAACCGTAGGTAGCATATCGGGAAAGAAAGGTCTTATCGATTCTGAAGAGGATGACAAATGCGAAGGCTTCAACGGTATCAATATCTATGAAGCACACAGAGAAAGCGATTTCGACTCCGACAATGACGGTATGCCGGATTGGTGGGAGAAGGCGAAAGGACTAAATTCTGCAGAAGCAGATAATAATGCCGACCCGGACAAAGATGGTTACACCGTTCTGGAAGATTATCTTAACTGGCTTGCGGAACCTCACTTCACAATTAATAAAGGCATAAGCATAAACCTGAAAGAATATTTTGCAGGCTACGACAACAATCCTTCATTCGAAATTACCGGAAGTTCGGATATGTCCTACGATAGCAACGAAGGAATCTGTACATTCACCCCGGCAACATCGTTCACAGGGTTCCTGAACATTAAGGTAAAGGCAACTGATGATGACAATGTAGGTTCGCTGACACGTAACTTCAATTTCTATGTATCGAGTGAAGCGACTGGTATCAACAACCTTCAGACCGACGACGCTTCGACCGCAAGCGATATCTATAACGTTTCCGGAATAAAAGTTCGCTCAAAGGTCAGCAGTACTGACATCTCAACTCTTGCTCCCGGTATTTACATCGTAAAGAAGCTGAACGACAAAACGGTAACAAAGAAAATAGTAATAAAATAA